The following is a genomic window from Rhododendron vialii isolate Sample 1 chromosome 9a, ASM3025357v1.
ataccaatttgaagaactcaagaagtactttaatttgacagcaatttgggacggatggagtaatttgTAACCTAGTAGACTTACAAATTATtctccggatttaatagtcttttggggagtttgtgccacttttcaatcgattatatcttgtaatttataatgttttatataattttgaaatcattgtcttGTAGAACTAATTGACATCTAtcaaatctatcaaacaaagattcatattggatatcaaattcattactaatttaaagatataactcattttttatttgattagaATTGAACTAGGGACTATTAATCCGGACAGGAAAGTATAATGAAAGGGAGAGGATCCCGTCAATGTTcttgacgagctctaaaaaataAACGGTTCCGATCACTATTGTGGGCCCGTGAAAGTCCATAAATAGTCTAACCTGACCGGACTGGTTGGAAGAAACTGGATGGGATACGCCCCCTGAATGGTGACTAACTGTTCATAACTTGACAATTTGAAAATAGACTGTGAAGTACTCATAGTTAAATGACATATCTAGTGGATGAGCATGGGAACAATTCCAATGTCAATTAACCCTATGGGATTGGCCAATTGAGGTTTGTCCGGTTCTTAGCTTTAGAATCCTGGAATTAGTGGATTGTCTGGCTTAACTTAAGGATCTTGGTATAAGTTGAGGTGTAGTTAAACTGGCTTGGATGCCTGATGGTCTAAAAAAGAAGTGTTTTAATGTCAATCCATTCAGTAAGGCCATTTCCAATCCAAGTGGATGACAAGGGGAAGGCTTGCGGGGAAATGGCCATCCCGAAATCTTGAAATATCGTTTTTCATTGTAGTATTAGTTATgaataaatttcaattttactgTATATGCTTGTCATCCTACTAAGATTTTTAGAAAACTTAATAAGGACCTTCTCATAGTAGGGATATTACTAGTTTTGTGGGAATTGGTATAGGTGCATAAGAATCCATACAGTTGCATcttgatgcagaatggaaataGTTTATTATCTAAGAAAAAGATAtctagttttattattttcgtgataaattatttttgaatattccgCTTTAAGTGtcatttgttttggcaagttttcttttattctctAGTATTTCGATTTGAGAATAtctcaaatcttttgattttggtaattattAAGTCAATTAGCGATTTACCAGGATTCAGCTTCTTGTTTTGCTGATTCCGTTTGGGTCTTAgtattttagtataaaataagttgtaGGGTGACGTTAAAATTGAGAGTTGTTtattgaattaatgaaaattgagagttttctcacaattgtgtgtgtgttcgAAGGGGGAGTACCTTAGTTCATACTTATTCGTGTTTGTGTTttaaagagagaatctttaacataagcaagttcgtgatctctttTTGCAATTAATTTCGTAAAAAGAGGCTGCGCTGCATCACATCTTGACTTCTTTACAATTATAGTTGTTCACTATACCGATATAAGATTATTTCCACATCCCATTTGCCCTCTCGAAATTGGATTTCTGTGTTCGTCCATGCAGGTATGCCTTCCTGCTCCAACAGTCAAATCTCGCGTTAACGGTCATGCTCGAGAATGTTATCACCGACAACCTCACCGGCGTTTACGACGTTAGTCTTACTCTATTGTATTACAAAAGTAATCACGTTGGGGTTCCACCACAACATCACGAATTAAATAGGAAATCTGGGCTTTTGGAGGAGAACATAGCtgtggattttgtcaacaaaGAGAGCCAATTAGGATTAGAATCTGAGAAATTCAGGGATAGTCCACTGATTAGAAAGAGTAATTCAGATTCATTGGGTCTTTACGAAACACCGGCGAATTTGATAATCCCCGTATCCAGTGGGGGTGATGAAGGGTTTTGGTTCAGAATCGAGAGTGAATCGGGTGTTGAGTCGAAGGGGATTCAGATTCCTCCGAATACTTGTAAGGCTGTACTCGAGATATACGTATCGTTCCATGGAAATGATGAGTTTTGGTACTCAAATCCACCTGATTCTTACATAAGAACGAACAATTTAACCACAGGGAGAGCCCACGGAGCCTACAGGGAGGTTTTTGTGACAATTGATGGGAGATTTATCGGCTCGGTGATTCCATTTCCGATCATATTCACTGGAGGAATAAATCCCTTGTTTTGGGAACCAGTTGTCGCGATAGGTGCTTTCAATCTACCTTCCTACGATTTCGACTTGACTCCATTTCTGGGGTTTCTTTTGGATGGGAAGGTTCATTTTATTGGGCTTGGTGTGGCCAATAGCATTCCATTTTGGCTTGTGGATGCTAATCTACACCTTTGGTTGGATCATGACTCTTCGGCTGTTGAGGCCAAAACAGTATATAGCCATGCTCCTAAACTATCAATCCAGCGAAGTTCGCGATTTGAACTACTCGACGGATCGTTCAAGATTAAAGCGAAGAGGAAGAGTCAGTTCTCAGGGTGGGTGAAATCAAGTGCAGGGAATTTGACTACTCATGTTCTGAATCAGTTCAAGTACAATAATTTGATAAGATTTGATAAAGATGGTACTTACAAATCCGTTAAACAGAGAGTCAAGACAGTGAGTGAAGTTAGGGTGGCATCTGAGATGGGTAGTTTGATCAGCCGCTCGATGGTGAAGAGGAATTTCCCTCTCAGAATGATCACGTCAACAATATCCGGATCACGAACCGATGCCTATTTGATGGTCACGAATGTTTCCCATTCTTTGAGAGAGAAATTGATTTCCGGGGACTTGTCCAGCTCGTTGCATAACAGTCAGGATTCAAGGGGGTGGATGGTGGTGAAGGATCACAATGTTCTCTCTGGATCAGCTACCACTGACCAGAATTTCAGTTCTAAGGGTGAGTTTGGTCGCTACTCTCGGTCCGTGTCAGCTACTGATGGCCGGCTAATCAGAGACAATACGACCTTTTCTTGTGCATCGTCGATTTAGTTTTCATCTTTTCTACTTTTCTATTCACTGCCACGGGTAGGATATTGAGTCCATGAGTCCATCTCATCCCCAACCCAGCAGGATCATGTGTCTCACGTCTCGTTCCGAAACTCAACTGTTAGTAGTTGTAGAAATGTGGTAATATAGTGAAGAATTCTTTGTGAGAATGTGGAAGTCCATCTCAGCTCCAACCCAGCAGGATCATGGGGCTCGATTCTGGTTCGGATTCTCGCTTCAgaatctctcttcttgttccgAATCTCAACTGTAATAATTCTTGTGATTTGTCTGTTGTGTAATTTAAGTGGATAGCATGCTAGATTGGAGGCCGGAAACCATCTTGTGATTGCTTCTCCCTTTGTCTTTACCAAGTGGTTGCTCCTGTACTTTCGG
Proteins encoded in this region:
- the LOC131302039 gene encoding peptide-N4-(N-acetyl-beta-glucosaminyl)asparagine amidase A gives rise to the protein MSRPFFFLLTLSLFATSLSLSSPSPPIPDRFTKSIPHSLRQNPLPQEYIEITRPLPSDRLIPSCSLQAFNHTFGDTIGRPPTSVSYSPPSDCPPPWSRVVLELRASSDGDQYDRIAAVWLAGAEILRTSTAEPNAEGVFWKVRNDVTRYAFLLQQSNLALTVMLENVITDNLTGVYDVSLTLLYYKSNHVGVPPQHHELNRKSGLLEENIAVDFVNKESQLGLESEKFRDSPLIRKSNSDSLGLYETPANLIIPVSSGGDEGFWFRIESESGVESKGIQIPPNTCKAVLEIYVSFHGNDEFWYSNPPDSYIRTNNLTTGRAHGAYREVFVTIDGRFIGSVIPFPIIFTGGINPLFWEPVVAIGAFNLPSYDFDLTPFLGFLLDGKVHFIGLGVANSIPFWLVDANLHLWLDHDSSAVEAKTVYSHAPKLSIQRSSRFELLDGSFKIKAKRKSQFSGWVKSSAGNLTTHVLNQFKYNNLIRFDKDGTYKSVKQRVKTVSEVRVASEMGSLISRSMVKRNFPLRMITSTISGSRTDAYLMVTNVSHSLREKLISGDLSSSLHNSQDSRGWMVVKDHNVLSGSATTDQNFSSKGEFGRYSRSVSATDGRLIRDNTTFSCASSI